A portion of the Oscillatoria sp. FACHB-1406 genome contains these proteins:
- a CDS encoding Gfo/Idh/MocA family oxidoreductase produces MINTQAQTASSSTQRGKIRYAVVGLGWFAQSAALPAFEQSENSELVALVSDDPTKLKELGKEYGIEQTHSYEEYDELLASGKIDAVYIALPNHLHCDYTVRAAKAGIHVLCEKPMAMDVAECEEMIQAAKENDIKLAIAYRLHLEEANLQAVEIVNSGKLGELRIFNSLFTQAVEDGNIRLDREIGGGTIEDIGIYCINAARYLFQDEPLEVFATSASNGEERFKEVPEMTSAIMRFPGDRLAAFTCSFGAAKTSHYQVLGTKGDLRVEPAYASSGEIKHVLTIEDDKKETTFEPHGQLAAEFVYFSDCILQNKEPELSGKEGLIDVAIINALNESIATGCFVPISVPERDRRPTAEQIIERPPIEEEPDLINVADPAGNT; encoded by the coding sequence ATGATAAATACCCAAGCACAAACTGCCTCATCCAGCACCCAGAGGGGCAAAATCCGTTATGCAGTCGTCGGTCTGGGCTGGTTCGCTCAGTCGGCAGCCTTACCCGCCTTCGAGCAATCGGAAAATTCCGAGCTAGTGGCGCTGGTTTCAGACGACCCAACGAAGCTGAAGGAATTGGGAAAAGAATACGGAATCGAGCAGACTCATTCCTATGAAGAGTATGACGAATTGCTCGCGAGTGGCAAGATCGATGCGGTCTATATTGCTTTGCCCAATCACCTGCACTGCGACTATACAGTACGGGCGGCTAAAGCGGGCATTCACGTTTTGTGCGAGAAGCCGATGGCGATGGACGTAGCAGAATGCGAAGAAATGATCCAAGCGGCAAAAGAGAATGATATCAAGCTCGCGATCGCGTATCGCCTGCATTTAGAAGAAGCGAATTTACAAGCCGTAGAGATCGTGAATTCGGGCAAACTTGGCGAACTGCGTATCTTTAATTCCTTATTTACCCAAGCAGTGGAAGACGGTAACATTCGCCTCGATCGCGAAATTGGCGGCGGAACGATCGAAGATATCGGCATCTACTGTATCAATGCGGCGCGTTACCTGTTCCAAGACGAACCCCTAGAAGTCTTTGCAACTAGCGCTAGTAATGGTGAGGAACGGTTTAAAGAGGTTCCGGAAATGACGAGCGCGATTATGCGCTTTCCCGGCGATCGCTTGGCGGCGTTTACTTGCAGCTTTGGTGCTGCTAAAACGTCGCACTATCAAGTGTTGGGGACGAAAGGCGATTTACGAGTCGAACCAGCTTATGCCAGTTCGGGGGAAATCAAGCACGTTCTCACGATTGAGGACGACAAAAAAGAGACTACTTTTGAACCCCACGGTCAGTTAGCGGCTGAGTTTGTCTATTTCTCCGACTGCATTTTACAAAACAAAGAGCCGGAACTGTCGGGCAAAGAAGGATTGATTGATGTCGCCATTATTAATGCCTTGAACGAGTCGATCGCAACGGGTTGCTTTGTCCCCATCTCTGTGCCGGAACGCGATCGCCGCCCGACTGCCGAGCAAATAATCGAACGTCCTCCAATTGAGGAAGAACCCGATTTAATTAATGTCGCAGATCCAGCAGGTAACACTTAA
- a CDS encoding SRPBCC family protein, with protein MEITSSSNSEPERERAGNISETERWGSLIAGGAMILTGLSQRSLRGALLAVAGGGLAYHGATADKSLPDRAIEATGLDKPIRVEKTVAIQNKSPEELYRFWRNFENLPAFMKHLKSVTVLDERRSHWVADAPLDNAVEWDAVIASDRENQLITWMSVEGSQVEHSGLIRFRALPHGRGTEVKMVIEYSVPGGQLTSAIAKLFGESPEQQIGEDLRRFKMLMEAGEIATTEGQPTGQR; from the coding sequence ATGGAAATAACATCGAGTAGTAATAGCGAGCCAGAAAGAGAGCGCGCGGGAAATATTAGCGAGACCGAGCGCTGGGGTTCTTTGATTGCCGGAGGGGCCATGATTCTGACTGGATTGAGTCAGCGATCCTTGCGAGGCGCTCTATTAGCGGTAGCTGGCGGTGGCTTGGCTTATCACGGTGCAACGGCAGACAAAAGTTTGCCCGATCGCGCCATTGAAGCCACAGGTTTGGATAAACCGATTCGAGTCGAAAAAACCGTCGCGATTCAAAATAAGTCGCCGGAAGAACTTTATCGTTTTTGGCGCAATTTTGAAAATTTGCCCGCTTTTATGAAACATCTGAAATCGGTGACAGTGCTGGACGAACGGCGATCGCATTGGGTGGCTGACGCGCCGTTAGATAATGCGGTGGAGTGGGATGCTGTTATTGCCAGCGATCGCGAAAATCAACTGATTACTTGGATGTCGGTGGAAGGCTCGCAGGTGGAACATTCGGGCTTAATTCGATTTCGCGCGCTACCCCACGGACGCGGTACTGAAGTCAAAATGGTCATTGAATATAGCGTTCCGGGCGGTCAATTAACTTCCGCGATCGCGAAACTCTTTGGCGAGTCCCCAGAACAGCAAATTGGCGAAGATTTGCGCCGCTTCAAAATGTTAATGGAAGCCGGAGAAATCGCGACGACCGAGGGGCAACCTACGGGGCAAAGGTAA
- a CDS encoding zinc-dependent alcohol dehydrogenase: MKAVCWQGTRKIEVENVPEPTILNPRDAIVKITTTAICGSDLHLYNGYNPTMQKGDILGHEFMGEVVAVGRAVSRVKLGDRVVVPFTISCGACFFCQQDLWSLCDNSNPNAWMPEKAMGHSPSGLFGYSHLTGGYAGGQAEYARVPFADVGLFPIPEGLTDEQVVFLTDIFPTGYMAAENCHIQPGDTIAIWGCGPVGQFAIRSAFLLGAERVIAIDRVSERLQMAKAGGAEILNYEEVEVGEALNEMTAGRGPDAVIDAVGMEAHGMGLEGFFDKAMQAVKLETDRPNVLRQAIVACRKGGTVSVPGVYTGFIDKVPIGALMNKGLTLKTGQTHVHRYFQPLIERIQKGEIDPSFIITHRLPLEEAARGYEIFDAKKENCIKVVLKPGMTSDSRGVALPSSVTP; encoded by the coding sequence ATGAAAGCAGTTTGTTGGCAAGGAACTCGTAAGATCGAGGTTGAAAATGTACCGGAACCGACCATTCTCAATCCTCGCGACGCGATCGTTAAAATAACCACTACCGCCATTTGCGGATCGGATTTGCACCTCTACAATGGTTACAATCCGACGATGCAAAAAGGCGATATCCTCGGTCACGAATTCATGGGCGAAGTGGTCGCCGTGGGAAGGGCAGTGAGTCGCGTTAAATTAGGCGATCGCGTCGTCGTTCCCTTTACCATTTCTTGTGGGGCTTGCTTCTTTTGCCAGCAAGATTTATGGTCGCTGTGCGATAACTCCAATCCCAATGCTTGGATGCCAGAAAAAGCAATGGGTCATTCCCCCTCCGGTTTATTTGGCTACTCCCATCTCACCGGCGGCTATGCGGGCGGTCAAGCCGAATATGCCCGCGTTCCCTTTGCTGATGTGGGTTTGTTCCCAATTCCCGAAGGACTCACCGACGAACAAGTCGTATTTCTCACCGATATTTTCCCCACCGGCTACATGGCTGCGGAAAATTGCCACATTCAGCCGGGAGATACCATCGCCATTTGGGGCTGCGGCCCGGTGGGACAATTTGCAATCAGAAGCGCCTTCCTACTCGGTGCAGAGCGCGTTATTGCGATCGATCGCGTTTCGGAACGCTTGCAGATGGCGAAAGCTGGAGGTGCAGAAATTTTGAATTACGAGGAAGTCGAAGTTGGCGAAGCCCTCAATGAAATGACGGCCGGACGCGGGCCGGATGCGGTTATCGATGCGGTGGGGATGGAAGCCCACGGAATGGGGTTAGAAGGCTTTTTCGACAAAGCCATGCAAGCAGTGAAACTGGAAACCGATCGCCCGAATGTTTTGCGTCAAGCGATCGTAGCCTGTCGCAAAGGCGGTACGGTATCAGTACCCGGAGTTTACACCGGATTCATTGACAAAGTGCCGATCGGCGCGTTGATGAACAAAGGCTTAACCCTGAAAACAGGTCAAACCCACGTCCATCGCTACTTCCAACCCCTGATCGAACGCATCCAAAAGGGCGAAATCGATCCGTCTTTTATCATTACCCATCGCCTACCGTTAGAGGAAGCCGCGCGAGGGTACGAAATCTTCGATGCCAAGAAAGAAAACTGCATTAAAGTCGTGCTAAAACCGGGGATGACTTCCGACAGCCGAGGAGTCGCATTACCGTCCTCCGTGACTCCGTAA
- a CDS encoding tetratricopeptide repeat protein, translating to MKTRSLHRNTASFCLALMSACCYFSAGAGIAMGVETAREEGRSLVAQNDANAEAERLLQEGVRLYQEGSAESLRQAIQVFERARALFRELGNQQREAFALNYIGFIYNALGEKQKALEYFNQALPLYRAVSDRGGEASTLNNIGAVYNALGEKQKALEYYALALPLYRAVSDRGGEATTLHNIGAVYNALGEKQKALEYYALALPLYRAVSDRGGEATTLTGIGAVYFDLGEKQKALEYYALALPLYRAVSDRSGEATTLSNIGAVYNALGEKQKALEYYALALPLDRAVSDRGGEARTLHNIGFLYSDLGEKQKALEYYNQALPLVRAIEDKQGEVYVLGNLAYLHRQQNQLPQALDNINAAIALIEDLRTQIDNTDLRTSYFATVQDFYKFKTDLLMQMGNPQEAFNTNERSRARTLLELLNSARLNLNEGAAPQLLEQEKNLRQQLQAIEVRRAALLSRNPTADTLTALDNQSDTVLGELNQLLAKIRRTNPAYADLKQPQPLTLPQIQQQVLDPETVLLQYSLGKERSTPSGRIPFAPTERRLISRRPRNPRPYRNDITHHYGEGVISLIACESKFLFIIHYSLFIIHYLNPFPDFVFFFVFPFDSFTFATAS from the coding sequence ATGAAAACCCGCTCATTGCATCGAAATACTGCTTCTTTTTGCCTTGCGTTGATGTCGGCTTGCTGCTACTTCAGTGCGGGGGCGGGAATCGCAATGGGAGTGGAAACTGCAAGGGAAGAGGGGCGAAGCCTCGTCGCGCAGAACGATGCGAATGCGGAAGCAGAACGGTTATTGCAGGAAGGGGTGCGTTTGTATCAAGAAGGTTCTGCGGAATCCTTGCGACAGGCGATTCAGGTGTTTGAACGGGCGAGGGCGTTGTTTCGTGAACTCGGAAACCAGCAGCGAGAAGCTTTTGCACTTAACTACATTGGTTTTATTTACAACGCATTAGGAGAGAAACAGAAAGCCTTGGAGTATTTCAACCAAGCCCTACCCTTATATCGTGCAGTGAGCGATCGCGGCGGGGAAGCCTCTACCCTCAATAATATCGGTGCGGTTTACAACGCATTAGGAGAGAAACAGAAAGCGTTGGAGTATTACGCTCTCGCCCTACCCTTATACCGTGCAGTGAGCGATCGCGGCGGTGAAGCCACTACCCTCCACAATATCGGTGCGGTTTACAACGCATTAGGAGAGAAACAGAAAGCGTTGGAGTATTACGCTCTCGCCCTACCCTTATACCGTGCAGTGAGCGATCGCGGCGGTGAAGCCACCACCCTCACGGGTATTGGTGCGGTTTACTTCGATTTAGGAGAGAAACAGAAAGCCTTGGAGTATTACGCTCTCGCGCTACCCTTATACCGTGCAGTGAGCGATCGCAGCGGGGAAGCTACTACCCTCAGCAATATCGGTGCGGTTTACAACGCATTAGGAGAGAAACAGAAAGCCTTGGAGTATTACGCTCTCGCCCTACCCTTAGACCGTGCAGTGAGCGATCGCGGCGGTGAAGCGAGAACCCTCCACAATATTGGTTTCCTTTACTCCGATTTAGGAGAGAAACAGAAAGCCTTGGAGTATTATAACCAAGCCCTACCCTTAGTTCGTGCTATCGAAGATAAGCAAGGCGAAGTTTACGTTCTCGGAAACCTCGCCTACCTCCACCGCCAACAAAACCAACTCCCCCAAGCCCTCGACAACATCAACGCCGCTATCGCCCTCATCGAAGACCTCCGCACCCAAATCGACAACACCGACCTCCGCACCTCCTACTTCGCCACCGTCCAAGACTTCTACAAATTTAAAACTGACCTGTTGATGCAGATGGGCAACCCCCAGGAAGCCTTCAACACCAACGAACGCAGCCGCGCCCGCACCCTCCTCGAACTCCTCAACAGCGCCCGCCTCAACCTCAACGAAGGTGCAGCGCCCCAACTCCTCGAACAAGAAAAAAACCTGCGCCAACAACTGCAAGCGATTGAAGTCCGTCGCGCCGCCCTCCTCAGTCGCAACCCTACCGCCGACACACTCACCGCCCTCGACAACCAAAGCGATACCGTCCTCGGCGAACTCAACCAACTCCTGGCGAAAATCCGCCGCACCAACCCCGCCTACGCCGACCTCAAACAGCCCCAACCCCTGACCTTGCCCCAAATCCAGCAACAAGTCCTCGACCCCGAAACCGTCCTGTTGCAATACTCCCTCGGCAAAGAACGCAGTACACCCAGCGGGCGAATACCATTCGCCCCTACAGAGCGGCGTTTAATTTCGAGGCGACCTCGAAATCCGCGCCCCTACCGAAACGATATAACGCACCATTATGGTGAGGGCGTTATATCGCTCATTGCTTGTGAAAGCAAGTTTCTCTTCATTATTCATTATTCCCTATTCATTATTCATTATTTAAACCCTTTTCCAGACTTTGTTTTTTTCTTCGTCTTTCCCTTCGACTCATTCACTTTCGCGACAGCTTCTTGA
- a CDS encoding type II toxin-antitoxin system RelE/ParE family toxin translates to MSSYSFSDDAIQDLDEICEYIARNNPKAASKLFEKIRERCKVVADFPNMGKSYSKLSPGLRGFIVDERIVFYYAREDGIDVARVVSGYRDLESLFSELNEE, encoded by the coding sequence ATGAGCAGCTATTCATTCTCAGATGATGCGATTCAAGATTTAGATGAAATTTGCGAATATATTGCTCGGAATAACCCCAAGGCAGCCAGTAAGCTGTTTGAGAAAATTCGAGAAAGATGTAAAGTTGTGGCGGATTTTCCCAATATGGGTAAAAGTTATAGCAAGCTGTCTCCTGGCTTGCGAGGGTTTATTGTTGACGAGCGCATTGTTTTTTACTATGCCCGGGAAGATGGAATAGATGTTGCTCGTGTTGTGAGTGGGTATCGGGACTTAGAATCGTTATTTTCTGAGTTGAATGAAGAATGA
- a CDS encoding type II toxin-antitoxin system ParD family antitoxin has protein sequence MKITLTLEQEKYIQLQLEQGNYNSIEQLISEALQLLEKRNRALQQKRLEELKLKIASGTEQIAKGQVTDGEVVFARLQEKIRLISDSEA, from the coding sequence ATGAAGATAACCTTAACACTCGAACAGGAAAAATACATTCAATTACAACTAGAACAGGGAAACTATAACAGTATTGAGCAGCTAATTAGTGAAGCCTTACAACTGCTAGAGAAACGAAATCGTGCCTTACAACAAAAGCGCCTAGAAGAACTCAAACTGAAAATTGCCAGCGGAACCGAGCAAATTGCTAAGGGACAAGTAACGGATGGCGAGGTGGTTTTTGCCCGCTTACAGGAGAAAATTCGCTTAATTTCAGATTCGGAAGCATGA
- a CDS encoding trypsin-like peptidase domain-containing protein produces the protein MKHSLVSILLSATFLTAGSANWVAAQSPTPAEKKVEPIALPFEPSTDGAAFVPSDRAQSDLPDDDSRVIISEDDRLPILSRAFPWSAIGRIEMVGDDGYSSYSCTGTLIGRDVVLTNSHCLINPNTGKPFRRPLSFKPSTIKGAALDEATVIGYDYGWKSGSENVDQDWAILKIDQPLGDTYGYMGWRSIDFSNPQTRAAVRGKIILAGYSGDFPKDPAIGQPGQTAGVNIGCSIVSTEPGLLFHDCDTNPGASGSAIFAQFDDGRFYIIGLHAGSNRRPEGVRLPDGRVSDVINRGVQVPQWAAQAAAMVR, from the coding sequence GTGAAGCATTCTCTTGTTTCTATCCTTCTTTCTGCTACCTTCCTAACCGCTGGATCGGCGAATTGGGTAGCGGCGCAATCGCCAACCCCCGCCGAGAAAAAAGTCGAGCCGATCGCGTTACCATTTGAGCCGAGTACCGATGGTGCTGCCTTTGTGCCGAGCGATCGCGCCCAGTCCGATCTGCCCGACGATGATAGTCGAGTCATTATCTCAGAAGACGATCGCCTCCCCATTCTATCGCGCGCCTTCCCTTGGTCCGCGATCGGTCGCATCGAGATGGTCGGCGACGATGGTTACTCCTCCTACTCCTGCACCGGAACCTTAATCGGGCGCGATGTCGTCCTCACCAACTCTCACTGCTTAATCAATCCCAATACCGGGAAACCCTTCCGCCGCCCCCTCAGCTTCAAACCCAGCACGATTAAAGGCGCAGCCCTGGATGAAGCGACAGTTATCGGCTACGATTACGGCTGGAAATCCGGCTCGGAAAATGTAGACCAAGATTGGGCGATTCTCAAAATCGACCAACCCCTCGGCGACACCTACGGTTATATGGGCTGGCGCAGCATCGACTTTTCCAACCCGCAAACGCGCGCCGCCGTCCGAGGGAAAATTATCCTAGCTGGGTATTCCGGCGATTTTCCTAAAGATCCAGCGATCGGACAACCGGGACAAACCGCCGGAGTCAACATCGGGTGTAGCATCGTCAGTACCGAACCCGGGCTACTCTTCCACGACTGCGACACCAATCCCGGCGCGTCCGGCAGTGCCATTTTCGCCCAATTCGACGACGGCCGTTTTTATATTATCGGACTCCATGCGGGTAGCAACCGGCGACCGGAAGGCGTTCGACTCCCCGATGGTCGAGTTTCCGACGTTATCAATCGCGGCGTACAAGTTCCCCAGTGGGCAGCACAAGCCGCCGCAATGGTGCGTTAG
- a CDS encoding cytochrome P450 yields MTSQTKTLEKLPLPPGNSGLPFVGETFAFLFDRDFSKKRLERYGKIFKTNVFGSSTAIMVGADANQFLFKNEEQYVRSTWPKSTKILLGPASLAVRSGEFHTSRRKLLFQAFQPRAIASYSPTIERITNDYLARWERQETLTWYPELRNYTFDIAGTLFMGVDNTSQTSLGHLFETWCEGLFSIPISLPWTKFGKALQARKGLLQGIEKIIRQRQQENKLGNDALGILLQARDEAGNQLTLEELKDQVLLLLFAGHETLTSAIASFCLLTAQHPQILERIRAELKANKIASPLTAENLKSLTYLDRVLKEVLRLIPPVGGGFREAIAPFEFNGYRIPQGWQIQYQILQTHKEADLYPDSEQFDPDRFSPENSPEKQKNFGYIPFGGGLRECLGKEFAKLEMRIFAALLVRDYQWELLPEQDLSLVAIPTPHPRDGLKVRFSRC; encoded by the coding sequence ATGACCTCTCAGACAAAAACACTCGAAAAACTCCCTTTACCTCCCGGCAATTCCGGCTTGCCCTTCGTAGGTGAAACCTTTGCATTTTTGTTCGATCGCGACTTTTCTAAAAAGCGTCTCGAACGCTACGGAAAAATCTTTAAAACCAACGTTTTTGGCAGTTCCACCGCTATTATGGTAGGCGCGGATGCCAATCAATTTTTGTTCAAAAATGAAGAACAATACGTGCGATCGACTTGGCCTAAAAGTACGAAAATCTTACTAGGGCCTGCTTCCTTAGCCGTTCGCAGCGGCGAATTTCATACCTCTCGGCGCAAGCTTCTATTTCAAGCTTTTCAACCGAGAGCGATCGCGAGTTATAGCCCCACCATCGAACGCATCACGAACGATTATCTCGCGCGCTGGGAACGCCAAGAAACCTTAACTTGGTATCCCGAATTGCGGAACTATACATTTGATATTGCCGGAACTCTATTTATGGGAGTTGATAATACTTCGCAAACGTCATTGGGGCATTTATTTGAAACTTGGTGCGAAGGACTTTTCAGCATTCCTATTTCGCTGCCTTGGACAAAGTTTGGTAAAGCGTTGCAAGCGCGAAAGGGATTGCTCCAGGGAATTGAAAAAATTATTCGCCAACGACAACAGGAAAATAAATTGGGGAACGATGCTTTAGGAATATTATTGCAAGCGCGGGACGAAGCAGGAAACCAACTCACCTTAGAAGAACTTAAAGACCAAGTTTTGCTGCTATTATTCGCAGGACACGAAACGCTAACTTCCGCGATCGCCTCATTTTGCCTGTTAACGGCACAACATCCCCAAATTTTAGAGCGCATCCGTGCAGAATTGAAAGCCAACAAGATCGCGTCGCCCCTCACCGCCGAAAACCTCAAATCCTTAACCTATCTCGATCGCGTTCTCAAAGAAGTCCTGCGCCTTATCCCTCCCGTCGGCGGCGGATTTCGGGAAGCGATCGCGCCCTTTGAATTCAACGGGTATCGCATCCCCCAAGGATGGCAGATTCAATATCAAATACTCCAAACCCACAAAGAAGCCGATCTTTACCCCGATTCAGAACAATTCGATCCCGATCGCTTCAGTCCTGAAAACAGCCCCGAAAAGCAGAAAAACTTCGGTTATATTCCCTTCGGCGGCGGTTTGCGAGAATGTTTGGGCAAAGAGTTCGCCAAGCTAGAAATGCGAATTTTTGCCGCCTTATTAGTGCGAGATTATCAATGGGAACTATTACCGGAACAAGACCTTTCCCTGGTTGCAATTCCTACGCCCCATCCCCGCGATGGTTTAAAAGTTCGCTTTTCGCGCTGCTAA
- a CDS encoding DUF1295 domain-containing protein has protein sequence MKIKHVINLHKGCTFFVILGLMLVYQNFTLGSWIYLALHGTYGFIWLLKDRLYPDRQWEQEIPLGMAIPTFLIINLYWIAPYILISSGSVPPLPLVAGAIATTILGIFLHYSSDAQKYYTLKYRPGLITEGFFARCRNTNYLGEILIYTGFALLVQHWLPFAILAGFAALIFIPNMLKKDRSLSRYPEFEEYKANSGLIVPKLWGNRSDETVATLNE, from the coding sequence ATGAAAATCAAGCACGTTATTAACTTACACAAAGGCTGTACTTTCTTCGTCATTCTGGGATTGATGCTGGTTTACCAAAACTTCACCCTCGGTTCTTGGATTTACCTCGCGTTACACGGAACCTACGGTTTTATCTGGCTGCTGAAAGATCGCCTTTATCCCGATCGCCAGTGGGAACAAGAAATCCCCCTCGGTATGGCAATTCCCACCTTCCTCATCATTAATTTATACTGGATCGCGCCGTATATCTTGATTAGCAGCGGTTCCGTGCCGCCCTTACCCCTCGTAGCGGGCGCGATCGCAACGACCATTCTCGGAATTTTTCTCCACTACTCAAGCGATGCCCAAAAATATTACACCCTAAAATATCGACCCGGACTGATAACAGAAGGCTTTTTTGCTCGCTGCCGCAACACCAACTATTTAGGCGAAATTTTGATTTATACGGGCTTTGCTTTACTCGTCCAACATTGGCTTCCTTTTGCGATTTTAGCGGGATTTGCTGCCCTCATCTTTATCCCCAATATGCTCAAAAAAGATCGATCGCTTTCCCGCTACCCCGAATTTGAGGAATATAAAGCAAATTCCGGTCTGATTGTCCCCAAACTCTGGGGAAATAGAAGTGATGAAACGGTTGCCACACTGAACGAATAA
- a CDS encoding response regulator: MKILVVEDDELTAEALVATLSDRNYTVEVATDGESAWELIQSFSYDLLLLDVSLPQLDGLSLCKRLRSRGYRMPILLLTVRNTSHDKAMGLDAGADDYIVKPFDPEELSARIRALLRRNPTTTPAVLEWGELRLDPESCNVTYGTQPLSLTAKEYALLELFLRHNRRVFSCDAILENLWSFDEVPSEQAVRTHLKGLRHKLKAVGAPTDAIETVYGIGYRLKPLEEAKEGLASRQQTQSAIAEVWQRFQPRISEQIGVLERAIAALKRGNASPELRRAAEREAHTLAGSLGTFGFDRASQLAHSLQRHLQAADFIAVPKVEEVDRLQQLASRLRREVSGSQKQAAIPLLLIVDRDRAAAEALAAEAVNWGLRADIATSLAIARQAIEREQPDLILLDLAVSARLDNSLHFLSELQQQKPAIPVLTLSSGSDLQQRLQVLRCGGRLYLQKPMSCPQVLQQVSRILNRTDPIEAKVLVVDDDTELLQTIATLLQPWGLQITTLSDPQQFWQTLDATAPDLLVLDLKMPGVSGLELCQAVRHDARWYDLAIVILTACADTQTANQVLAAGADDFIAKPIAGPELVSRIVHRLERLKNQNNLATLQQREAMECLRSEIALRQTNNELERQVTEQTEELVRAIALLRGELEERRQVEKALRQTRMHLAEIIDIADDAIITVDRRHRITLFNRGAEKIFGYTAEDAIAQPLNMLLPPRFQQAHQQHMVDFERSTCPARRMGERQAIWGCRKNGEEFLAEASISKVQMKEETLFTVILREVRSL; the protein is encoded by the coding sequence ATGAAAATTCTAGTCGTAGAGGACGATGAATTAACCGCCGAAGCCCTGGTTGCGACGTTGAGCGATCGCAACTATACCGTTGAAGTCGCTACCGATGGCGAATCAGCCTGGGAACTCATCCAAAGCTTTAGCTACGATCTCCTGCTGCTGGATGTCAGTCTGCCGCAACTCGACGGTTTGAGCCTCTGCAAGCGCTTGCGATCGCGCGGCTACCGGATGCCAATCCTGTTACTCACCGTTCGCAATACCAGTCACGATAAAGCGATGGGCTTAGATGCGGGAGCGGATGATTATATCGTCAAACCCTTCGATCCCGAAGAACTATCGGCTCGGATTCGCGCCCTCTTGCGCCGCAATCCAACGACGACTCCCGCCGTGTTGGAATGGGGCGAGTTGCGCCTCGATCCCGAAAGTTGCAATGTCACCTACGGAACCCAGCCTCTTTCGCTGACGGCGAAGGAATACGCGCTGCTAGAACTGTTCCTGCGGCACAATCGGCGCGTCTTCAGTTGCGATGCAATTTTGGAAAATCTTTGGTCGTTTGATGAAGTTCCCAGCGAGCAAGCCGTTAGAACCCATCTTAAAGGCTTGCGGCACAAATTAAAGGCAGTAGGCGCGCCGACGGATGCGATTGAAACGGTGTACGGGATTGGCTACCGCCTCAAACCGTTAGAGGAAGCGAAAGAGGGGTTAGCGAGCCGACAACAAACCCAATCCGCGATCGCGGAAGTATGGCAGCGCTTCCAACCGCGCATCAGCGAACAGATCGGGGTATTGGAACGCGCGATCGCGGCATTGAAACGCGGGAACGCCAGTCCGGAACTGCGACGGGCGGCGGAACGAGAAGCGCACACCCTCGCCGGTTCTTTGGGGACGTTTGGGTTCGATCGCGCTTCGCAACTCGCCCACTCGCTGCAACGACATTTGCAAGCGGCGGACTTTATCGCCGTGCCGAAAGTCGAGGAAGTCGATCGCCTCCAACAGCTTGCTTCCCGGTTGCGGCGGGAAGTTTCCGGCTCCCAAAAGCAGGCTGCGATCCCCTTACTGCTCATTGTAGACCGCGATCGCGCTGCTGCTGAAGCCCTAGCCGCCGAAGCCGTTAATTGGGGACTGCGCGCTGATATTGCCACGAGTTTAGCGATCGCGCGCCAAGCGATCGAACGAGAACAGCCCGATCTTATTCTGCTCGATCTCGCCGTGTCTGCCCGCCTCGATAATAGCCTTCATTTCTTAAGCGAATTGCAGCAGCAAAAGCCCGCGATCCCCGTCCTCACGCTCTCGTCTGGCAGCGATTTGCAGCAGCGCTTGCAAGTCTTGCGCTGCGGCGGGCGGCTATACTTGCAAAAGCCGATGTCTTGCCCGCAAGTCTTGCAGCAGGTGAGTCGCATTCTCAATCGCACCGATCCCATCGAAGCGAAGGTGCTGGTGGTGGATGACGATACCGAACTGCTGCAAACGATCGCGACTTTACTGCAACCGTGGGGGCTGCAAATCACCACCCTCAGCGATCCCCAGCAATTTTGGCAAACTTTGGATGCGACTGCGCCCGATTTGCTGGTTTTAGATTTAAAAATGCCGGGAGTCAGCGGTTTGGAGTTATGCCAAGCAGTGCGCCACGACGCGCGCTGGTATGACCTTGCGATCGTTATTTTAACGGCTTGTGCCGATACGCAAACGGCGAACCAAGTCTTAGCGGCGGGGGCGGATGATTTCATCGCTAAACCGATCGCTGGCCCGGAATTGGTGAGTCGCATCGTCCATCGCCTCGAGCGCTTGAAAAACCAGAATAACCTAGCGACGCTTCAACAACGGGAAGCGATGGAGTGTTTGCGCTCGGAAATCGCGCTTCGCCAAACGAATAATGAGTTGGAACGACAAGTTACAGAACAAACCGAGGAATTAGTGCGCGCGATCGCTCTGCTGCGCGGCGAACTCGAGGAACGCCGACAAGTTGAAAAGGCGTTGCGACAAACTCGGATGCACTTAGCCGAAATTATTGACATTGCCGACGATGCCATTATCACTGTCGATCGCCGACACCGCATTACACTCTTCAATCGAGGGGCAGAAAAAATTTTCGGTTATACTGCCGAAGACGCGATCGCTCAACCGCTCAATATGCTACTGCCTCCGCGCTTCCAGCAAGCGCACCAACAGCATATGGTGGATTTCGAGCGTTCTACTTGTCCGGCGCGCCGCATGGGGGAACGTCAGGCGATTTGGGGCTGCCGTAAGAATGGCGAGGAATTTCTGGCAGAAGCCTCGATTTCTAAGGTACAAATGAAAGAGGAAACGCTATTTACGGTCATTTTGCGAGAGGTGCGTTCTTTGTAA